A single genomic interval of Oncorhynchus mykiss isolate Arlee chromosome 13, USDA_OmykA_1.1, whole genome shotgun sequence harbors:
- the LOC110486722 gene encoding PDZ domain-containing protein GIPC1, whose protein sequence is MPLGLGRRKKASPLVENEEAEPIRAGLNVPGMDGLDGGGVGLGEGTTQEGLPPPPTSLRPRLIFHTQLAHGSPTGRIEGFSNVRELYTKIGEAFGIAPPEVMFCTLNTHKVDMDKLLGGQIGLEDFIFAHIKGQRKEVEVFKGEDALGLTITDNGAGYAFIKRIREGSVVHQIQVINVGDMIESINGHSLIGCRHYEVAKMLKELPKGKDFVLKMVEPLKAFDMISQRSGGARAGSGTQLGTGKGTLRLRSKGPATVEELPSAFEEKAIAKVDDLLESYMGIRDSELAATMVELGKDKKNPDEFAEALDETLGDFAFPDEFVFDVWGAIGDAKVGRL, encoded by the exons ATGCCTCTTGGATTGGGTAGAAGGAAGAAAGCATCTCCACTAGTGGAGAACGAGGAAGCCGAGCCGATCCGAGCGGGCCTTAATGTCCCAGGAATGGATGGCCTGGATGGAGGTGGTGTGGGGCTCGGGGAGGGTACTACCCAGGAGGGTCTGCCACCCCCACCCACCAGCCTGAGACCTCGTCTGATCTTCCACACCCAGCTAGCACACGGTAGCCCCACGGGACGCATCGAGGGCTTCAGCAACGTGCGAGAGCTCTACACCAAGATCGGAGAGGCCTTTGGGATCGCACCACCAGAG GTGATGTTCTGCACTCTGAACACTCACAAGGTGGACATGGACAAGTTACTGGGGGGTCAGATTGGGCTGGAGGACTTTATTTTCGCCCATATCAAAGGCCAGAGGAAGGAGGTGGAGGTGTTCAAGGGGGAGGACGCCCTGGGGTTGACCATCACTGATAATGGAGCTGGATACGCCTTCATCAAG AGAATAAGAGAGGGTAGCGTGGTCCATCAGATTCAGGTCATCAACGTGGGAGACATGATTGAGTCCATCAACGGCCACAGTCTCATTGGCTGTCGACACTACGAGGTGGCCAAGATGCTCAAGGAGCTGCCCAAGGGGAAGGACTTTGTTCTCAAGATGGTGGAGCCCTTGAAAGCCTTCG ACATGATCAGCCAGAGGTCAGGAGGGGCCCGGGCTGGCTCAGGAACCCAGCTGGGGACAGGGAAGGGCACCCTGCGTTTACGCTCCAAAGGCCCAGCCACGGTGGAGGAgctg CCCTCTGCATTTGAGGAGAAGGCCATAGCGAAAGTGGATGACCTCCTGGAGAGTTACATGGGCATCAGAGACAGTGAGCTGG CTGCTACAATGGTGGAGCTGGGGAAGGACAAAAAGAACCCAGATGAGTTTGCCGAGGCGTTGGACGAGACTCTTGGTGACTTCGCCTTCCCGGATGAATTTGTTTTTGACGTCTGGGGTGCCATCGGGGACGCCAAGGTCGGCCGGCTGTAA